The DNA window CATGAAGACGAACAAGGCCGCGGCCGTGATCTGGCTCGCCGCCTCGCGGGAGAAGCCCGAGGTGTTGACCAGGAACTTCTGCAGGTAAGTGGTGTAGGCATAGAAGGCGAGAGTGCCGCCGGCGGTGAGCGCGATCACCGTGAAGGCCTCGCGCGGATATTTGGTGAAGAGCGCGAGGCCGCTGGAGCGGGGCGCCTTCGCGTCGTTCGCCTGCGCGCCCTGCGCGTTCTTGTAGGATTCCGTTTCCGCCAGGCCGCGGCGGAGATAGAACACGATCACCGCGAGCACGCCCCCGATGGCAAACGGGATGCGCCAGCCCCAGGCTTCGAGCGACGGCTCGGTCATCACCTGCTGCAGGATCAGCAGCACGGCGAGCGCGATCAGCTGGCCCGAGATCAGCGTGACGTACTGGAAGCTGGAGAAGAAGCCGCGCCGGCTCTTGCCCGCCATCTCGCTGAGATAGGTGGCGCTGGCGCCGTATTCGCCGCCGACGCTGATGCCCTGGAGCAGGCGCGCCAGGACCAGGACGATCGGGGCGAACACGCCGATCCGCTCGTAGCCGGGCGTGACGGCGATCATCAGCGAGCCCGTGCACATGAGCGTCACCGACAGGGTGAGGCCGGCCTTGCGGCCCCTCCGGTCCGCATAGATGCCCATGATCCAGGCCCCGATGGGGCGCATGAGGAACCCGACCGCGAAGACCGCGGCGGCGTTCAGGAGCTGGGCGGTCTGGTCGCCCTTGGGAAAGAAGATCGGGGCGAAATAGAGCGTGAAGGCGGAATAGACATACCAGTCGTACCACTCGACCATGTTGCCGGCCGATCCGCCGAGGATCGATTTGAGGCGGCCTTTCTGGTCGGCGACACTGTTTTTCATCAACATCATGCGTCTCGTTTTCCAACGGGGGCATGCACTCCTGGCGAAGGAGCGCACGGCTTTTGCGGTGAGGATGGAAGGATTGTCGGACGGTGCCGGCGATTGGCGTCTCGCTGCGGCCTTATCTCGTCGGGGTCGACATAGAGCCAGCTTGACCGTGGGTCAAACCGGCCAGTCCGAGCGCCGGGCCTGGGCGACCGCCCAGTCGAGGGCCTGTTCGAGCCGGTCATTGCCCCAGAACATCTCCCCATCCTCGGTGAAGAAGGTCGGAGCCCCGAAGAGGCCGCGGGACTGCACCTCGTCGCCCATCCGGCGCAGGCGCATCTTGTTGGTCTCCCCCTGCGCGTCCGCCAGGATGGCCTCGGACTCGAGCCCCAATTCGGACAGGATCCCGGCCAGCACCGCCGGATCGGCGATGTCGCGGCACTCGCCGAACTCGGCCGTATAGACGGCCTTCGTGAAGGCCGGCGTCCAGCCGGGCTCGACGCCGACCAGCG is part of the Microvirga terrae genome and encodes:
- a CDS encoding MFS transporter, which produces MLMKNSVADQKGRLKSILGGSAGNMVEWYDWYVYSAFTLYFAPIFFPKGDQTAQLLNAAAVFAVGFLMRPIGAWIMGIYADRRGRKAGLTLSVTLMCTGSLMIAVTPGYERIGVFAPIVLVLARLLQGISVGGEYGASATYLSEMAGKSRRGFFSSFQYVTLISGQLIALAVLLILQQVMTEPSLEAWGWRIPFAIGGVLAVIVFYLRRGLAETESYKNAQGAQANDAKAPRSSGLALFTKYPREAFTVIALTAGGTLAFYAYTTYLQKFLVNTSGFSREAASQITAAALFVFMVLQPAAGALSDRIGRKPLMVGFGILGVLFTYLIFSTLAGTKDPYVAFALSLAALVIVTGYTSINAVVKAEMFPAHIRALGVALPYAIANTVFGGTAEYVALWFKQAGIEYGFFWYVTAMIAISLVVYLRMRDTRQHSLIHED
- a CDS encoding 2-hydroxychromene-2-carboxylate isomerase, producing MIRQPQLEFWYEFASTYSYLAAMRIEKAAAEAGVGLLWRPFLLGPVFKAQGLETSPFAAYPVKGRYMWRDMEREAARCGLPFYRPKTFPQNGLLAARVALVGVEPGWTPAFTKAVYTAEFGECRDIADPAVLAGILSELGLESEAILADAQGETNKMRLRRMGDEVQSRGLFGAPTFFTEDGEMFWGNDRLEQALDWAVAQARRSDWPV